The Vibrio tasmaniensis genomic sequence TGTATAAAGGTAGTGTGAAATGTAGTAGCAAGTCATAAATGGAAGTACTAAGGGCTAATAAATGGAAATTAAGGTAGCTGAATATAAAGATTATGAGCGGATTGCCCAATTACACGCGGATAGCTGGAAGCTATATTACCGTGGCATTCTTGCTGATGATTACTTAGAAAATGATGTTTTGGAGGACAGATCTGTTATTTGGCAGACTCGTTTGATTAATCCTCCTTTTAACCAACATGTTTTATTGCTTGAAGAGGGTGGTTTACTGGTTGGTTTTGTCTGTGCGTTTGGTAATCATAACTTTGAGCGTGGTACGTTCATTGATGCGTTACATGTCGACAATAATTACCGCGGTCGTGGTGTTGGTAAGCGTTTATTGTCTGAATTATCGAAGTGGTTACAGCAATACTATTCGGACTCAGGACTGTACTTAGAGGTGATGTCTGAAAATCACCAAGCCATTGCGTTTTACCAAGCGATTGGTGGTAAAGAAGAGCTAGAGCAAGTTTGGAATGCACCATGTGGTAGTCAAGTTAAAGAAAAAGTGATTTCTTGGAGTTCTCCTATTGAACTTGAACAGAAGACAGCAAGCGTTGTGTATTCTTAATCGCTTCACGTTGACTAATCGTTCCTTTTTCAACAGTAGCTTCTAGTTAAGTTGCTTTAAACCTGAAGAACAAAGACAAAAGCCCCGAGTATTAAAGTGCTCGGGGCTTTTTTGATTCGAGTAGACGCTTAAATTATTTGGCGTTTAGTCGCACCATGTGGTTTTTCTTTAAACGAAGAGAGATTAACGCTTGTTCTTCAAGTAACGCTTGCGGCGCTCTTCTTTCTTCTTAATTTGTTGTTCTGCTTTCAGTGCGGCCGCTTCTTCAACTTCGACCAACTCTTTAGTAATCATTTCTGGTAGTTCCAGAGTCACTTTGCCTAATGTACCGTTACGCAGTTCGTGAAGTAGGATTTCCGAGCACTTGTGAATGTCGATATGTCCACCAGCTCGGAGCGCGCCGCGCTTACGACCAATCGCTTCCATCAACTCGATGTCAGACTCTGGTAACTCTTCAATTTGGTAGCGTTCTTGCAAAAG encodes the following:
- a CDS encoding GNAT family N-acetyltransferase — encoded protein: MEIKVAEYKDYERIAQLHADSWKLYYRGILADDYLENDVLEDRSVIWQTRLINPPFNQHVLLLEEGGLLVGFVCAFGNHNFERGTFIDALHVDNNYRGRGVGKRLLSELSKWLQQYYSDSGLYLEVMSENHQAIAFYQAIGGKEELEQVWNAPCGSQVKEKVISWSSPIELEQKTASVVYS